In Hippoglossus stenolepis isolate QCI-W04-F060 chromosome 21, HSTE1.2, whole genome shotgun sequence, one DNA window encodes the following:
- the eif3c gene encoding eukaryotic translation initiation factor 3 subunit C isoform X2, protein MSRFFATGSDSESEESSSADEITPKAPGTTFKQSLLLSDDEEDTKRVVRSAKDKRFEELTNLIKTIRNAMKIRDIAKCLEEFEQLCRAFLKSKNIVDKEGVPPFYIRLLADLEDYVNQLWEDKEGKKKMNKNNAKALSTLRQKIRKYNREYESEIAAYKENPTESADEEEEKEPEDSGSSSESEAETGDEVSADAFLKKKPEPIPDASAFLKTEKGSGDESSSSDDDDPEDWGSDTIDSGSDSSDDGEGKSASLAVVFLKKTHESEKSSEKKVGKKKKPKKKERLEEEAEEEGGEEVEGGWEKVKGGAPMEKPKMFAKGTEINTVVVVKKLHEILQARGKKGTDRAAQIELLHLLAGISAENNLGQGILVKIKLNIIASLYDYNPNLAAFMKADMWKKCLDCINELLDILFEENNNIFIGENIAEDSESLAVSEQPFRVRGCVLTLVERMDEEFTKIMQNTDPHSQEYVDNLKDEGRVCGVIDRLLNYLENKGSTEEICRVYLRRIMHTYYKFDYKAHRRSLALQGETKSEQDQEECEGEDSAVIMDRLCKFIYAKDRTDRIRTCAILCHIYHHALHSRWYQARDLMLMSHLQDNIQHADPPVQILYNRTMVQLGICAFRQGMIKDAHNALLDIQSSGRAKELLGQGLLMRNMQERNAEQEKIEKRRQVPFHMHINLELLECVYLVSAMLLEIPYMAAHEFDARRRMISKQFHHQLRVGERQPLLGPPESMREHVVAASKAMKMGDWRTCHSFIINEKMNSKVWDLFPETQHVRKMLVRKIQEESLRTYLFTYSSVYDSISMQTLSEMFELEIPTVHSIISKMIINEELMASLDQPTQTVVMHRTEPTSLQNMALQLAEKLGSLVENNERVFDLKQGVYGGYFNRDQKGGYQQNKSYQRGDQRGGYHGNRGGYHGNRGGYRNQNQNNY, encoded by the exons ATGTCTCGTTTCTTCGCCACCGGGTCTGACAGTGAGTCAGAGGAGTCCTCGTCTGCCGATGAGATCACCCCTAAAGCACCCGGGACAACTTTCAAGCA GTCGTTGCTTCttagtgatgatgaggaggacaCCAAGAGAGTGGTGCGCAGCGCCAAGGACAAAAg ATTTGAGGAGTTGACCAACCTCATCAAGACCATCCGCAATGCCATGAAGATCCGTGACATAGCCAAATGTCTGGAGGAATTTGAGCAGTTATGTCGAGCGTTCCTCAAAAGCAAGAATATAGTGGACAAAGAAGGTGTTCCTCCTTTCTACATTCGTCTTCTTGCCGACCTGGAGGACTATGTGAACCAG CTTTGGGAGGACAAAGAGGGCAAGAAGAAGATGAACAAGAACAACGCAAAGGCCCTCAGTACTCTACGTCAGAAGATCCGCAAGTACAACAGAGAATACGAATCAGAAATTGCTGCATACAAGGAG AACCCAACGGAGTCtgcagatgaagaggaggagaaggagccaGAGGATTCTG GTTCCTCTTCTGAGAGTGAAGCAGAGACAGGCGATGAAGTATCAGCTGACGCCTTCTTGAAGAAAAAACCTGAGCCTATTCCAGACGCCAGCGCGTTCCTCAAGACTGAGAAGGGATCTGGG GATGAGTCCTCTtccagtgatgatgatgatccgGAAGACTGGGGCTCAGATACTATTGACAGTGGCAGCGATAGCTCGGACGATGGGGAGGGAAAAAGTGCTTCCCTGGCGGTGGTCTTCCTCAAGAA GACCCACGAGTCTGAGAAGTCCAGCGAAAAGAAAGtcgggaagaagaagaagcccaaGAAGAAAGAGCGActagaggaggaggctgaggaggagggaggagaggaggttgAAGGAGGCTGGGAGAAGGTCAAGGGAGGCGCACCAATG GAAAAGCCCAAGATGTTTGCCAAAGGCACCGAGATCAACACAGTAGTGGTGGTGAAGAAGCTGCATGAGATCCTGCAAGCAAGAGGCAAAAAGGGCACAGACAG GGCTGCCCAGATTGAACTTCTCCATCTACTGGCTGGCATCTCTGCTGAGAACAACTTGGGTCAAGGTATCCTGGTCAAGATTAAGTTGAACATCATCGCCTCCCTGTATGACTACAACCCCAACTTGGCAGCCTTCATGAAG GCCGATATGTGGAAGAAGTGCCTGGATTGTATCAACGAGCTGCTGGACATCCTCTTTGAGGAGAACAACAACATCTTCATCGGAGAGAACATTGCAGAGGACAGCGAGAGTCTGGCCGTCTCTGAACAG CCGTTCAGGGTGCGTGGATGTGTGTTAACTCTGGTGGAGAGGATGGATGAAGAGTTCACCAAGATCATGCAGAACACTGATCCCCACTCACAAG AATATGTTGACAATCTGAAAGACGAGGGAAGAGTTTGTGGTGTCATTGACCGGCTGCTCAACTATTTGGAGAACAAGGGCAGCACTGAAGAGATCTGCCGCGTCTACCTGCGCAGGATAATGCACACCTACTACAAGTTTGACTACAAGGCCCACCGACGCAGCCTGGCCCTCCAGGGGGAGACCAAG TCTGAGCAGGACCAGGAGGAGTGCGAGGGGGAGGACAGCGCTGTGATCATGGACCGCCTCTGCAAATTCATCTATGCCAAGGATCGCACCGACCGTATCCGTACCTGTGCTATCCTCTGCCACATCTATCACCACGCTCTGCATTCACGCTGGTACCAGGCCCGCGACCTGATGCTGATGAGCCACCTGCAGGACAACATCCAGCACGCTGACCCGCCCGTACAG ATCCTGTACAACAGAACCATGGTCCAACTGGGCATCTGTGCTTTCAGACAGGGCATGATAAAAGATGCCCACAATGCCCTGCTGGATATCCAGTCCTCTGGCCGTGCCAAGGAGCTCCTGGGTCAGGGTCTGCTCATGAGGAACATGCAGGAGAGGAACGCCGAGCAGGAGAAGATCGAAAAGAGAAGACAA GTGCCGTTCCACATGCACATTAACCTGGAGCTGCTAGAGTGTGTGTACCTGGTGTCAGCCATGCTGTTGGAGATTCCATACATGGCTGCCCATGAATTTGACGCCCGCCGCAGGATGATCAGCAAGCAGTTCCACCACCAGCTTAGGGTGGGAGAGAGGCAGCCGCTGCTGG GGCCCCCAGAGAGTATGAGGGAGCACGTGGTGGCCGCCAGCAAAGCCATGAAGATGGGAGACTGGCGAACCTGCCACTCATTCATCATCAATGAGAAGATGAACAGTAAAGTGTGGGACCTGTTTCCTGAAACTCAGCATGTCCGCAAGATGCTTGTCAG gAAAATCCAGGAGGAGTCACTGAGGACTTACCTGTTCACATACAGCAGTGTGTACGACTCCATCAG CATGCAGACACTGTCTGAGATGTTTGAGTTGGAGATACCCACAGTCCACAGCATCATCAGCAAGATGATCATCAACGAGGAGCTGATG GCGTCGCTCGACCAGCCCACACAGACGGTGGTGATGCACCGCACAGAGCCCACCTCCCTGCAGAACATGGCTCTGCAGCTGGCTGAGAAACTGGGCAGCCTGGTGGAGAACAACGAGCGCGTCTTTGACCTAAAACAGGGCGTCTACGGAGGCTACTTCAACAGAG ATCAGAAAGGTGGCTACCAACAGAACAAGTCCTATCAGAGAGGAG ATCAGAGAGGTGGCTACCACGGGAATAGGGGTGGCTACCACGGGAATAGGGGTGGCTACAGAAACCAGAACCAAAACAACTACTGA
- the eif3c gene encoding eukaryotic translation initiation factor 3 subunit C isoform X1 produces MSRFFATGSDSESEESSSADEITPKAPGTTFKQSLLLSDDEEDTKRVVRSAKDKRFEELTNLIKTIRNAMKIRDIAKCLEEFEQLCRAFLKSKNIVDKEGVPPFYIRLLADLEDYVNQLWEDKEGKKKMNKNNAKALSTLRQKIRKYNREYESEIAAYKENPTESADEEEEKEPEDSGSSSESEAETGDEVSADAFLKKKPEPIPDASAFLKTEKGSGDESSSSDDDDPEDWGSDTIDSGSDSSDDGEGKSASLAVVFLKKTHESEKSSEKKVGKKKKPKKKERLEEEAEEEGGEEVEGGWEKVKGGAPMVKEKPKMFAKGTEINTVVVVKKLHEILQARGKKGTDRAAQIELLHLLAGISAENNLGQGILVKIKLNIIASLYDYNPNLAAFMKADMWKKCLDCINELLDILFEENNNIFIGENIAEDSESLAVSEQPFRVRGCVLTLVERMDEEFTKIMQNTDPHSQEYVDNLKDEGRVCGVIDRLLNYLENKGSTEEICRVYLRRIMHTYYKFDYKAHRRSLALQGETKSEQDQEECEGEDSAVIMDRLCKFIYAKDRTDRIRTCAILCHIYHHALHSRWYQARDLMLMSHLQDNIQHADPPVQILYNRTMVQLGICAFRQGMIKDAHNALLDIQSSGRAKELLGQGLLMRNMQERNAEQEKIEKRRQVPFHMHINLELLECVYLVSAMLLEIPYMAAHEFDARRRMISKQFHHQLRVGERQPLLGPPESMREHVVAASKAMKMGDWRTCHSFIINEKMNSKVWDLFPETQHVRKMLVRKIQEESLRTYLFTYSSVYDSISMQTLSEMFELEIPTVHSIISKMIINEELMASLDQPTQTVVMHRTEPTSLQNMALQLAEKLGSLVENNERVFDLKQGVYGGYFNRDQKGGYQQNKSYQRGDQRGGYHGNRGGYHGNRGGYRNQNQNNY; encoded by the exons ATGTCTCGTTTCTTCGCCACCGGGTCTGACAGTGAGTCAGAGGAGTCCTCGTCTGCCGATGAGATCACCCCTAAAGCACCCGGGACAACTTTCAAGCA GTCGTTGCTTCttagtgatgatgaggaggacaCCAAGAGAGTGGTGCGCAGCGCCAAGGACAAAAg ATTTGAGGAGTTGACCAACCTCATCAAGACCATCCGCAATGCCATGAAGATCCGTGACATAGCCAAATGTCTGGAGGAATTTGAGCAGTTATGTCGAGCGTTCCTCAAAAGCAAGAATATAGTGGACAAAGAAGGTGTTCCTCCTTTCTACATTCGTCTTCTTGCCGACCTGGAGGACTATGTGAACCAG CTTTGGGAGGACAAAGAGGGCAAGAAGAAGATGAACAAGAACAACGCAAAGGCCCTCAGTACTCTACGTCAGAAGATCCGCAAGTACAACAGAGAATACGAATCAGAAATTGCTGCATACAAGGAG AACCCAACGGAGTCtgcagatgaagaggaggagaaggagccaGAGGATTCTG GTTCCTCTTCTGAGAGTGAAGCAGAGACAGGCGATGAAGTATCAGCTGACGCCTTCTTGAAGAAAAAACCTGAGCCTATTCCAGACGCCAGCGCGTTCCTCAAGACTGAGAAGGGATCTGGG GATGAGTCCTCTtccagtgatgatgatgatccgGAAGACTGGGGCTCAGATACTATTGACAGTGGCAGCGATAGCTCGGACGATGGGGAGGGAAAAAGTGCTTCCCTGGCGGTGGTCTTCCTCAAGAA GACCCACGAGTCTGAGAAGTCCAGCGAAAAGAAAGtcgggaagaagaagaagcccaaGAAGAAAGAGCGActagaggaggaggctgaggaggagggaggagaggaggttgAAGGAGGCTGGGAGAAGGTCAAGGGAGGCGCACCAATGGTAAAG GAAAAGCCCAAGATGTTTGCCAAAGGCACCGAGATCAACACAGTAGTGGTGGTGAAGAAGCTGCATGAGATCCTGCAAGCAAGAGGCAAAAAGGGCACAGACAG GGCTGCCCAGATTGAACTTCTCCATCTACTGGCTGGCATCTCTGCTGAGAACAACTTGGGTCAAGGTATCCTGGTCAAGATTAAGTTGAACATCATCGCCTCCCTGTATGACTACAACCCCAACTTGGCAGCCTTCATGAAG GCCGATATGTGGAAGAAGTGCCTGGATTGTATCAACGAGCTGCTGGACATCCTCTTTGAGGAGAACAACAACATCTTCATCGGAGAGAACATTGCAGAGGACAGCGAGAGTCTGGCCGTCTCTGAACAG CCGTTCAGGGTGCGTGGATGTGTGTTAACTCTGGTGGAGAGGATGGATGAAGAGTTCACCAAGATCATGCAGAACACTGATCCCCACTCACAAG AATATGTTGACAATCTGAAAGACGAGGGAAGAGTTTGTGGTGTCATTGACCGGCTGCTCAACTATTTGGAGAACAAGGGCAGCACTGAAGAGATCTGCCGCGTCTACCTGCGCAGGATAATGCACACCTACTACAAGTTTGACTACAAGGCCCACCGACGCAGCCTGGCCCTCCAGGGGGAGACCAAG TCTGAGCAGGACCAGGAGGAGTGCGAGGGGGAGGACAGCGCTGTGATCATGGACCGCCTCTGCAAATTCATCTATGCCAAGGATCGCACCGACCGTATCCGTACCTGTGCTATCCTCTGCCACATCTATCACCACGCTCTGCATTCACGCTGGTACCAGGCCCGCGACCTGATGCTGATGAGCCACCTGCAGGACAACATCCAGCACGCTGACCCGCCCGTACAG ATCCTGTACAACAGAACCATGGTCCAACTGGGCATCTGTGCTTTCAGACAGGGCATGATAAAAGATGCCCACAATGCCCTGCTGGATATCCAGTCCTCTGGCCGTGCCAAGGAGCTCCTGGGTCAGGGTCTGCTCATGAGGAACATGCAGGAGAGGAACGCCGAGCAGGAGAAGATCGAAAAGAGAAGACAA GTGCCGTTCCACATGCACATTAACCTGGAGCTGCTAGAGTGTGTGTACCTGGTGTCAGCCATGCTGTTGGAGATTCCATACATGGCTGCCCATGAATTTGACGCCCGCCGCAGGATGATCAGCAAGCAGTTCCACCACCAGCTTAGGGTGGGAGAGAGGCAGCCGCTGCTGG GGCCCCCAGAGAGTATGAGGGAGCACGTGGTGGCCGCCAGCAAAGCCATGAAGATGGGAGACTGGCGAACCTGCCACTCATTCATCATCAATGAGAAGATGAACAGTAAAGTGTGGGACCTGTTTCCTGAAACTCAGCATGTCCGCAAGATGCTTGTCAG gAAAATCCAGGAGGAGTCACTGAGGACTTACCTGTTCACATACAGCAGTGTGTACGACTCCATCAG CATGCAGACACTGTCTGAGATGTTTGAGTTGGAGATACCCACAGTCCACAGCATCATCAGCAAGATGATCATCAACGAGGAGCTGATG GCGTCGCTCGACCAGCCCACACAGACGGTGGTGATGCACCGCACAGAGCCCACCTCCCTGCAGAACATGGCTCTGCAGCTGGCTGAGAAACTGGGCAGCCTGGTGGAGAACAACGAGCGCGTCTTTGACCTAAAACAGGGCGTCTACGGAGGCTACTTCAACAGAG ATCAGAAAGGTGGCTACCAACAGAACAAGTCCTATCAGAGAGGAG ATCAGAGAGGTGGCTACCACGGGAATAGGGGTGGCTACCACGGGAATAGGGGTGGCTACAGAAACCAGAACCAAAACAACTACTGA
- the prodh2 gene encoding hydroxyproline dehydrogenase — MMIRPPLRPSLHHLLPLRVMGTAATRTVAARQPDLLSAALAFQDPSAFKVKSWGELLRALGVFRLCSIPVLVNNCGKLMSAARTILGRRGFSLLLRPTVYAQFVAGESEAEISQSMEKMKLLGLRPMLAVPIEEDLGESTGEKRYDDNMEAMLECVRMSHGNTWSQDPMMQLKMTALLSPDLCVKLTTLIAQKPYDLSLVVKAMDGEPISFPGLDESEVAHFLCGLRRLNKIAEESVNKVRVLVDAEYTYMNPALSLVTMAMMKKFNKDSAWIWNTYQCYLKESRSLLLEALSLSKSEGFCLGVKLVRGAYMDKERTLAEKEGRLDPVHQCWEDTNDSYNGSLDVMLKAISQKPERHRIIIATHNEESVRRAAQRMEELEINKDGGSVCFGQLLGMCDHVSLTLAKEGYAIYKSVPYGSVDDTLPYLVRRAQENRTVLQGIRKERELLRKEVWRRLRLRGGS, encoded by the exons ATGATGATACGCCCTCCTCTGCGCCCCTCACTCCATCACCTCCTGCCGCTGAGGGTGATGGGCACCGCGGCCACCCGGACGGTGGCTGCCAGGCAGCCCGACCTGCTCTCGGCCGCTCTGGCCTTCCAGGATCCCAGCGCCTTCAAGGTGAAGAGTTGGGGGGAGCTGCTGCGTGCTCTGGGGGTCTTCCGCCTCTGCTCCATCCCAGTGCTGGTGAACAACTGTGGGAAG CTTATGTCCGCAGCACGCACCATCCTGGGGAGAAGGGGCTTTTCCTTGCTGCTGCGGCCCACTGTGTACGCTCAGTTTGTGGCCGGAGAGAGTGAGGCAGAGATCTCTCAGTCCATGGAGAAGATGAAGCTGCTGGGACTGAGGCCCATGCTGGCAGTGCCCATCGAGGAGGATCTTGGAGAAAGCACCGG AGAGAAGAGATATGACGACAACATGGAGGCCATGCTGGAATGTGTGCGGATGTCACACGGCAACACCTGGAGCCAAGACCCAATGATGCAGCTGAAGATGACAGCTCTGCTCAGCCCGGATCTGTGT GTGAAACTCACAACCCTCATTGCACAAAAACCGTACGACCTGAGTCTGGTTGTGAAGGCCATGGATggagag ccaatcagcttcCCTGGTTTGGATGAAAGTGAAGTCGCCCACTTCCTGTGTGGTCTACGGAGACTCAACAAAATAGCAGAG GAGAGTGTCAACAAAGTCCGAGTCCTGGTGGATGCTGAGTATACCTACATGAACCCCGCCCTCTCTCTTGTCACCATGGCGATGATGAAGAAGTTTAACAAAGACAGCGCCTGGATTTGGAACACGTATCAGTGTTATCTGAAG GAGTCCAGGTCCCTCCTGTTAGaagctctgtctctgtccaagAGCGAGGGTTTCTGTCTGGGGGTCAAGCTGGTGAGAGGAGCCTACATGGACAAAGAGAGGACACTGGCAGAGAAAGAAGGTCGACTGGACCCCGTCCATCAGTGCTGGGAGGACACCAACGACAG ttataACGGCTCGCTGGATGTCATGCTGAAAGCCATATCCCAGAAACCTGAGCGCCACAGGATCATCATCGCCACCCACAACGAGGAGTCCGTGAGACGAGCCGCCCAACG GATGGAAGAGTTGGAGATTAACAAAGATGGAGGTTCAGTGTGTTTCGGCCAGCTGCTGGGAATGTGTGACCACGTCTCCCTCACGCTCG cTAAGGAGGGTTATGCCATATACAAGTCAGTGCCATACGGCTCAGTGGACGACACACTGCCCTACCTGGTGCGTCGGGCTCAGGAGAATCGCACTGTGTTGCAGGGAATCCGCAAAGAGAGGGAGCTACTGAGGAAAGAGGTGTGGAGGAGGCTGCGTCTGAGGGGAGGCAGCTAA
- the tbx6 gene encoding T-box transcription factor TBX6 yields the protein MLSVEMYPGLTLGPQRIGDCFYRDREAPAHMSLFPPACDMAAKALPPRLLAPPTIPSEPATKTPKDDVRMELENSSLWKQFSSVGTEMIITKKGRRMFPGLRMKLSGLNPSLRYILLLDIVPLDNSRYRFQGGGWQAVGGAEARLPDRVFIHPDSPATGAHWQGRTISFHYAKLTNNTLDSQGHIILHSLHRYQPRVHVIEARDVLRWGGGQHSFVFPETQFLTVTAYQNNKITELKISANPFAKGFREDGMNSKKQRDARQKRKISDLTETLDIVNCDPCDSAELLPLPTSSTTAADLQALALSSLPQLADPSCGYRPQEASYQDTLVPEQPLDLGQAFMASQMSDIGISMANGMQDAPRSEVANSINERSDAMGEPAYTSNFPPAQAISSSFPSAPLSHSSSFSSLPIPDPLATSAPQPSIPPFDYPSILSSSPTLHSSSSSSPVSTTPSLQQTTFTFPTPPPSNSSSPQPLLSSSSPSANTYHTIPETIGPHTPTDASFPAPSSACQSGLQHQISTHPVLTQPSQPLQGEGISSGNNSPNDQSPAAFIYPNILPTNPDPVPIAAQLLFNHNQPPAPTLPCPLPSHGGATSFAFPSVPPHMQNLSFTNVSPSQAHAGLHLQNLSHQASAPSLAAAFPPSSFSYPPSSLPHPPFQPSSCLAVSSSFQQSAPPTYPQNFPNPHASSCTSSYPSVDIGSMPQFNPPAPYRPEMVLHHPSLLPQLDPSLPSSTPPPALYQTFPSYPLRLCQDPHSSLSIPFRHLYRQHQHGHAHPQGSYLDMGARPVF from the exons ATGCTGAGTGTGGAGATGTACCCCGGGTTGACTCTGGGACCTCAGAGGATCGGAGACTGCTTCTACAGAG ACCGGGAAGCTCCTGCCCACATGTCGCTGTTTCCTCCCGCCTGTGACATGGCCGCCAAAGCCCTGCCCCCAAGGCTGCTGGCCCCTCCCACTATCCCAAGCGAGCCTGCAACTAAAACCCCAAAAGACGACGTGAGGATGGAGCTGGAGAACTCGTCTCTATGGAAACAGTTCAGCTCCGTGGGCACAGAGATGATCATCACAAAGAAGGGCCG ACGGATGTTTCCCGGCTTGAGGATGAAGCTGTCGGGCCTGAATCCGTCCCTACGTTACATCCTCCTCCTGGACATCGTCCCACTGGACAACTCCCGCTACCGCTTCCAAGGTGGCGGCTGGCAGGCTGTCGGGGGTGCAGAAGCGAGGCTACCAGACCGGGTGTTCATTCATCCAGACTCCCCCGCCACGGGCGCTCACTGGCAGGGCCGCACCATCTCCTTTCACTACGCCAAGCTCACCAACAACACACTGGACTCACAGGGACAT ATCATCCTCCACTCGCTGCATCGCTACCAGCCCAGAGTTCATGTGATCGAAGCCAGAGACGTGCTGAGGTGGGGTGGAGGGCAGCACTCCTTCGTGTTCCCCGAGACCCAGTTCCTCACGGTCACCGCCTACCAGAACAACAAG ATCACAGAGCTGAAGATCAGCGCCAACCCCTTCGCAAAGGGCTTCAGAGAGGACGGCATGAACAGCAAAAA acaaaGAGATGCAAGACAGAAGCGCAAAATATCCGACTTGACGGAAACTTTAGATATTG TCAACTGTGATCCATGCGACTCTGCAGAGCTTTTGCCActacccacctcctccaccaccgcaGCAGACCTGCAGGCCCTGGCTCTGTCCTCTCTGCCCCAGCTGGCTGACCCCTCCTGTGGGTACAGACCACAGGAGGCTTCCTATCAGGACACGCTGGTCCCAGAGCAGCCGCTGGACCTCGGCCAGGCGTTCATGGCATCACAGATGTCTGACATCGGCATCTCCATGGCCAATGGGATGCAGGACGCACCGAGGAGTGAGGTGGCAAATAGTATAAATGAAag ATCAGACGCTATGGGTGAACCAGCTTACACCTCCAACTTCCCTCCTGCTCAGGCCATCTCCTCCTCGTTCCCCTCAGCTCCTCtttctcactcctcctccttctcctccctccccatcCCCGACCCCTTGGCCACATCTGCTCCTCAGCCCTCCATCCCCCCGTTCGACTATCCCTcaatcctctcctcctcacccacgctccactcctcctcctcctcctcccccgtcTCCACCACTCCCTCCCTGCAGCAGACCACCTTCACCTTCCCCACTCCACCTCCTTCCAACTCCTCCTCCCCACagccgctcctctcctcctcctctccctccgccAACACCTACCACACCATCCCAGAGACGATTGgcccccacacacccacagacgCCTCCTTCCCCGCCCCATCTTCTGCGTGTCAGTCTGGCCTGCAGCACCAGATATCCACCCATCCTGTGCTCACCCAGCCCAGTCAGCCACTGCAGGGAGAAGGTATCTCCAGTGGAAATAATTCACCCAACGATCAAAGCCCAGCAGCATTTATCTATCCAAATATCCTGCCTACAAATCCTGATCCGGTTCCAATTGCTGCTCAGCTTCTCTTCAACCACAACCAACCCCCGGCTCCCACTCTGCCGTGCCCCCTACCCTCCCACGGTGGTGCCACATCTTTTGCCTTCCCCTCCGTCCCCCCTCACATGCAAAACCTCTCATTTACGAATGTGTCACCCAGCCAGGCCCACGCCGGCCTGCACCTCCAAAATCTGAGCCACCAAGCGTCAGCCCCCTCCCTCGCTGCagccttccctccctcctccttctcttatccaccatcctccctccctcaccctccttTCCAACCTTCCTCTTGCTTGgccgtctcctcttccttccagCAGTCCGCTCCACCCACCTATCCTCAAAACTTTCCCAATCCTCATGCGTCCTCCTGCACATCCTCGTACCCTTCGGTTGATATAGGCTCCATGCCTCAGTTCAACCCCCCTGCCCCGTATCGCCCAGAGATGGTACTGCACCACCCGTCTCTTCTCCCTCAGCTGGATCcatctcttccctcctccactcctcctcctgcgcTCTACCAAACCTTTCCGTCCTACCCCCTGCGGCTGTGTCAGGACCCTCACTCATCCCTCTCCATCCCTTTCAGGCATCTGTACAGACAACACCAGCATGGCCATGCCCACCCCCAGGGGTCCTACCTGGACATGGGTGCAAGACCTGTGTTTTGA
- the LOC118100699 gene encoding NIF3-like protein 1, with translation MLTGGNLTRTFVSLSYRRLCADRSLISRSALCSSASTVSSIRPSLPSPSHSRSLLPNRQTLVPLHPSFHFPSAHCLCHSTHCSGLMELKEVLQVLEQLAPLSLAESWDNVGLLVEPSKPRPVKTVLLTNDLTDAVMEEAEAMSCDLMISYHPPLFRPIKRLVQKDWKQRLAVRAVEAGMAIFSPHTSWDSVKGGINDWLVGGLGSGQVSVLSQALGGASHSHKLEFTVRSTEELGTVMEELKECDGGTALQHSVNRPENSGIHVGVTCSESALTLSVHTLLKHTTPSQSLSILKLEKPPLPGYGPGRLSILVQPVTVATAIQKMKSHLGLNHLRLALGSGQTLESSVCTVAVCAGSGASVLSGVKADLHITGEMSHNKVLDTVAKGTSVILSDHSNSERGFLTVFREKLAVRLPDSVTVVVSKADRDPLEVV, from the exons ATGCTGACTGGAGGAAATCTCACTCGGACCTTTGTATCGCTCTCCTACAGAAGACTCTGTGCTGACCGGAGCTTGATCTCAcgctctgctctctgctcttctGCCTCCACAGtttcatccatccgtccatctctCCCTTCACCTTCTCACAGTCGCAGCCTCCTGCCAAACCGACAAACCTTGGTCCCCCTGCACCCAtcttttcatttcccctccGCCCACTGCCTCTGTCACTCGACTCACTGTTCAGGCCTGATGGAGCTCAAAGAGGTTCTGCAGGTGCTGGAGCAGCTCGCTCCTCTGTCCCTGGCTGAGTCGTGGGACAACGTCGGCCTGTTGGTGGAGCCGAGCAAACCTCGGCCTGTTAAAACTGTCCTGCTAACCAACGACCTCACAGACGCCGTcatggaggaagcagaggcCATGAGCTGCGACCTCATGATCTCATATCACCCTCCGTTGTTTCGGCCAATCAAGCGTCTGGTTCAGAAAGACTGGAAGCAGCGATTGGCCGTGCGGGCGGTGGAGGCCGGGATGGCGATCTTCTCCCCTCACACATCGTGGGACAGCGTTAAAGGAGGCATAAACGACTGGCTGGTCGGGGGACTTG GTAGCGGCCAGGTGTCCGTGCTGAGTCAGGCGCTCGGTGGCGCCTCCCACAGTCACAAACTGGAATTCACGGTCAGGAGCACAGAGGAACTAGGCACCGTCATGGAGGAACTGAAGGAATGTGATGGTGGAACAGCACTACAGCATTCAGTTAACAG ACCAGAAAACAGTGGGATCCATGTCGGTGTAACCTGCAGTGAGTCAGCGCTGACCCTCAGTGTCCACActctgttaaaacacacaactcccAGCCAGTCCCTGAGCATCCTGAAGTTAGAGAag cctcctcttccaGGCTATGGCCCAGGGCGACTCAGTATTTTGGTCCAGCCAGTAACCGTGGCAACAGCCATCCAGAAGATGAAGTCTCACCTGGGTTTGAATCACCTCCGTTTGGCTTTAGGATCGGGGCAGACACTAG agtCCTCTGTGTGCACCGTGGCTGTGTGTGCTGGATCAGGAGCCTCAGTGCTGAGTGGGGTCAAAGCCGACCTTCACATCACAG GCGAGATGTCCCACAACAAAGTGCTGGACACCGTGGCGAAGGGAACCAGCGTCATCCTCAGTGATCACAGCAACAGCGAGCGAGGCTTCCTGACTGTGTTCAGGGAGAAGCTGGCTGTGCGTCTCCCTGACAGCGTCACGGTGGTGGTGTCGAAGGCCGACCGAGATCCCCTGGAGGTGGTCTGA